The following is a genomic window from Desulforegula conservatrix Mb1Pa.
CTTCTGTGGAGAGAGAAATAATTGCAGCTGCAAGAATAGCATGCGATGGACAGATACCACTTGCGGTTGCCACAGACGGATCTGATGCTCTGGTTTTTAATGCCATTGACGGAAAATCATTTGGAAAGGGGCTTGACTCCATTCCTTCATATGAAGAGCTTGTTTCTTTGTCTGAAAAAATTCATCCTCAGTCCCTTGATGGAGCAAAACTTGAAAAAATGCGGTTTGTTTTCAGAACCTATGACATAGAAAACGTTAACAGAATCTGAGAAAGGATTGATGGCCTCGCAAAAAATCAAAAAGGGGGCGGTGGCGTCATGCCGGACTTGATCCGGCATTTTTTGTATTTTACGACACTTCCGGATTCCGGCATGCGCCGGAATGACAATAACCGGACTTTTTGCGACGTTGTCAAACTTAAATCTGATTCAGGACGCTGCCTTTACCCAGCTTGTCATGGTTTTAAAAACAGTCTCTTTTTCAGGTTCAGCCATTATTTCATGATACAGGCCGTTGAATATTTTAAGAGTTTTGTCTGGCGAAGCCACCGCAGAATAAAGCATTCTGCTTCCTGCCGGATCAATTATCCTGTCGTCTCCTCCATGAAGAATCAGAACAGGAGTGGTGAGCCGCCTCATATTTTTTTCAATGAAAAGTCCTGCATTTGCAAATTCTCTGAGAGTTGAGAAAGGAATTTTCCTGTGGAAGCAAAGGGGGTCTTTCTCATATGCCTTTACAACGTTTTTGTCCCTTGATACCAGTTTGCTTGAAAGCTTTATGAATCCTTTGTCAGGCATATGCTTAGCCATGAATTCCGCTATTTTAAAAATTGCGATCTGGGGCAGGAAGCTTTTCAGTCTTATGCCTGCGCCGGAAAGAATAAGGCCCTTGACTGCATTGCTGTTTCTTAGGCATAGAATAAGGCTGACCGCTCCTCCCATGCTGTGTCCCAAAAGAAACACCGGTATTCCCTGGAATTTGTTTATGCTGAAATCTAAGAAGTTTTCAAGCTCGTCAACGTATATGCCGAAGTCTTCGGTATAAGCCTTCTGGCCTGTTGATTTTCCGTGACCAGGAAGATCAAGGGCTGCGACCGCATATCCCTGTTCAGTAAAAATTTTTCCGACTTCTTCATATCTGCCGCTGTGTTCGGCATATCCGTGTTGAATTACGACAAGGCCTATGGGTTCTGTTTCTGGCGTCCAGAAGCGGCAGAAGAGATCTCCTGAGCGCTTTCCATTGATAATCTGGGTTTCTTTTTTCATGATTCCTGACCGTAATGAATACTAAAATAATGGACTGCAAAAAGCCTGATTTTCATCATTCAGGCGAAGGCTGCTATCATCCGTCTGAAAATACTTGATGCCGGATCGAGTCAGGCATGGCTATGGAGTTTTTTCCTGCTTATTGCAACTTTGTCTTTTTGATTGGAAAACGCGATAACAGAAGAATCGTTTCATGTCGATGTTTTTGGCAATTATTACAGCCCAATTTCATCCAGCCATTTAATTATTCTGTCAGCACCTGTTTTCCAGTCGTCTGAAAGCATGATGGCGTGCCCTTCATTTTCGAGGACAACAGGTTTTGTGTTGTAAAAAGAAGCTGTGTATTTCACAAAACCAGGCGGAATTATTATGTCATTTTCTCCGCCCATCACAAAAATGGGGACATTGATTTTTCTGATGGTGAACAGATCGAAAAA
Proteins encoded in this region:
- a CDS encoding alpha/beta hydrolase; the encoded protein is MKKETQIINGKRSGDLFCRFWTPETEPIGLVVIQHGYAEHSGRYEEVGKIFTEQGYAVAALDLPGHGKSTGQKAYTEDFGIYVDELENFLDFSINKFQGIPVFLLGHSMGGAVSLILCLRNSNAVKGLILSGAGIRLKSFLPQIAIFKIAEFMAKHMPDKGFIKLSSKLVSRDKNVVKAYEKDPLCFHRKIPFSTLREFANAGLFIEKNMRRLTTPVLILHGGDDRIIDPAGSRMLYSAVASPDKTLKIFNGLYHEIMAEPEKETVFKTMTSWVKAAS
- a CDS encoding type I restriction enzyme HsdR N-terminal domain-containing protein, with the translated sequence MEKHYDCIKDCITGEMLPNIGAEENRQNLLKFLLEKKGYAKESIIPRYPIEFSIAGEPYSSRIDLAVKVASRLMMAIRCVAGSVASVEREIIAAARIACDGQIPLAVATDGSDALVFNAIDGKSFGKGLDSIPSYEELVSLSEKIHPQSLDGAKLEKMRFVFRTYDIENVNRI